The proteins below come from a single Rickettsia typhi str. Wilmington genomic window:
- the ybgF gene encoding tol-pal system protein YbgF gives MKFIILLLTFLFSLGKSEILQGRPLKYAVNNDFENRLDEQEQAIRKLISEVEILQHKIDLLKQNLNMPNQEENIEVLETHNLNKQDIFDIALLKDIHDNTPKKNFDVNKDIAPYKQAYDLALAAYKDNKLTEAKDKFKNFIQKYPNSPLISNAYFWYAECFFKQKDYNGAAINYLKCYQESPKGAKSSDGLLKLALSLGELKKMQEACNVLVTLDKEFPIHRTSVSKKMAEDAKIKFGCKNK, from the coding sequence ATGAAGTTTATCATTTTATTACTAACTTTTTTATTTTCTTTAGGAAAAAGTGAAATCCTTCAAGGAAGGCCTTTAAAATATGCAGTAAATAATGATTTTGAAAATAGACTAGATGAACAAGAACAAGCAATAAGAAAGCTAATCAGTGAAGTTGAGATTTTACAACATAAAATTGATCTGCTAAAGCAGAACTTAAATATGCCGAATCAAGAAGAAAATATTGAAGTTTTAGAAACGCATAATTTAAACAAACAAGATATTTTTGATATAGCTTTACTTAAAGATATTCATGACAATACACCTAAAAAAAACTTTGACGTGAATAAGGATATCGCTCCATATAAACAAGCTTATGATTTAGCGCTTGCTGCTTATAAAGATAATAAACTGACTGAAGCAAAAGATAAATTTAAAAATTTTATCCAAAAATATCCTAATAGTCCGCTAATTAGTAATGCGTATTTTTGGTATGCGGAATGTTTTTTTAAACAAAAAGACTATAATGGAGCAGCAATTAACTATTTAAAATGTTATCAAGAGTCACCGAAAGGTGCAAAATCTTCTGATGGGTTATTGAAGTTAGCACTGTCCTTAGGTGAGCTAAAAAAAATGCAGGAAGCATGTAATGTGCTTGTTACGCTTGATAAGGAATTTCCAATTCATAGAACTTCTGTATCTAAAAAAATGGCAGAAGATGCCAAGATCAAATTTGGCTGTAAAAATAAATAA
- a CDS encoding BolA family protein: protein MSRIKRMQEKLSVLKPYFQEIIDESYKHASHYDGIHSHIKIRISAETLQEQSLISYHRTINNLLADEFNNGLHALSIEVL from the coding sequence ATGAGCCGCATAAAAAGGATGCAAGAAAAATTAAGTGTGTTAAAACCATATTTTCAAGAAATAATAGATGAAAGTTATAAGCATGCTAGTCATTATGATGGAATTCATAGTCATATAAAAATAAGAATTTCTGCAGAAACATTACAAGAGCAGAGCTTGATTTCATATCATCGCACTATTAATAACTTACTCGCGGATGAATTTAATAATGGCTTGCATGCGTTATCGATAGAGGTATTATGA
- a CDS encoding inositol monophosphatase family protein has product MQPITNLLMNAMRKAVKFLNRDFLELEMLQKNSVRNEEFCQRSYLKLKTLLCKELQRHTQYLFFPEDIFDLNDNYESIILINPIDSTNNFCRSIPFFAISVTYLKRNQDALTTASTVIYFPVLNEIYYAEKGKGAWIEKNNFNSNYHGLRLRVSDNADLKNCLAIVEGLSYDNFEEIKRDNIRSFGSPCYGAALVSLGKVDLICLSLLNFTLYYAFELLIKEAGGIIIDSSDKFICANRYLAKKL; this is encoded by the coding sequence ATGCAACCTATAACTAATTTATTAATGAATGCGATGCGTAAAGCAGTTAAGTTTTTAAATAGAGATTTTTTAGAACTAGAGATGCTACAGAAAAATTCTGTAAGAAATGAAGAATTTTGTCAACGATCTTATTTAAAATTAAAAACTTTATTATGTAAAGAATTACAAAGACATACACAATATTTATTCTTTCCAGAAGATATATTTGATTTAAATGATAATTATGAGAGTATCATTTTAATTAATCCTATAGATAGCACAAATAATTTTTGCAGGAGTATACCTTTTTTTGCTATATCCGTAACTTATTTAAAAAGGAATCAAGATGCTTTGACTACTGCTTCTACTGTAATATATTTTCCTGTTCTTAATGAAATTTATTATGCTGAAAAGGGTAAAGGAGCTTGGATAGAAAAAAATAATTTTAACTCTAATTATCATGGATTAAGACTGAGAGTGTCTGATAATGCAGATTTAAAGAATTGTTTAGCAATTGTTGAAGGTTTAAGTTATGATAATTTTGAAGAAATAAAGCGAGATAATATTAGATCTTTTGGGTCTCCTTGCTATGGAGCTGCTCTTGTATCTTTAGGTAAAGTGGATTTAATATGCTTATCATTATTAAATTTTACATTATATTATGCATTTGAGCTTCTTATTAAGGAAGCAGGTGGGATAATTATAGATTCTAGCGATAAATTTATATGTGCAAATCGTTATCTTGCTAAGAAACTTTAA
- a CDS encoding PleD family two-component system response regulator, which translates to MTTILVVDDIETNIKLLTAKLLKEYYTVLTANSGKEALSILKKEKIDTILLDVMMPEMDGFEVCKIIKTDPGTTHIPVVMITALSDIDDRVKGLEAGADEFLIKPINDTALFVRLKSLSRMKSLIDELKLRNSTNALLGVTNIEIHDNLTDKKILLINDDVVQAKNIKQILVKLTKYVKVISNSDELDIINEYTPDLVIISSTLENEDPLRISVILRGKAEISGVVIILQIDEDGMPLVVKGIELGINDYFIYPIEENELLARIRTQLRRKQYQDNLRNDLEQSVNLAAKDGLTGLFNRRYFDIHLKQMIEKANKENIKLYLLMCDIDNFKHVNDTYGHQAGDKVLTIVSRILKNTLRVTDLIARFGGEEFTILLTDIDISKAIETAERIRVKIEYMDFYIEGQIEPLKKTISIGVTEYKKEESIESIIKRADKAMYKAKTTGKNKVVQL; encoded by the coding sequence ATGACCACAATATTAGTAGTAGACGATATAGAAACCAACATTAAGTTACTAACAGCAAAACTTTTAAAAGAGTACTATACAGTTCTTACTGCAAATAGCGGAAAAGAAGCATTATCAATTCTTAAAAAGGAGAAAATCGATACTATACTCCTTGATGTTATGATGCCGGAAATGGATGGATTTGAGGTATGTAAAATAATCAAAACAGATCCAGGCACTACTCATATACCTGTTGTAATGATCACTGCACTTTCTGATATTGATGATCGAGTAAAAGGTCTTGAAGCAGGAGCTGATGAATTTTTAATAAAGCCTATTAATGATACTGCTTTATTTGTAAGACTGAAATCACTATCTAGAATGAAAAGCTTAATTGATGAGTTAAAACTTCGTAATAGTACTAATGCATTATTAGGCGTAACAAATATCGAAATTCATGACAATTTGACAGATAAAAAAATATTACTCATTAATGATGATGTAGTACAAGCTAAAAATATAAAACAAATTCTAGTTAAACTTACCAAGTACGTAAAGGTAATAAGTAATTCAGATGAATTAGATATTATAAATGAATATACACCAGATTTAGTCATTATCAGCAGTACACTTGAAAATGAAGATCCTTTAAGAATCAGTGTTATTTTAAGAGGTAAAGCAGAAATAAGTGGCGTGGTAATAATTTTACAAATTGATGAAGATGGAATGCCTTTAGTTGTAAAAGGTATTGAACTCGGCATTAATGATTATTTCATTTATCCTATAGAAGAAAATGAATTACTGGCTAGGATTAGAACACAATTAAGGCGTAAACAATATCAAGATAATTTACGTAATGATCTTGAACAAAGTGTTAATTTAGCAGCTAAAGATGGTCTAACAGGTTTATTTAATCGTCGTTATTTTGATATACATCTCAAACAAATGATTGAGAAAGCTAATAAAGAAAATATTAAATTATATTTACTGATGTGTGATATAGACAATTTTAAACATGTAAACGATACTTACGGTCATCAAGCAGGAGATAAGGTTTTAACAATTGTATCACGTATTTTGAAAAATACTCTCAGAGTAACAGACTTAATAGCAAGGTTCGGTGGTGAAGAATTTACTATACTTTTAACAGATATAGATATTTCTAAAGCAATTGAAACTGCGGAAAGAATTAGAGTAAAAATAGAATATATGGATTTTTATATTGAAGGTCAAATTGAACCGTTAAAAAAAACTATTTCAATAGGAGTAACGGAATATAAAAAAGAAGAATCGATAGAATCGATCATTAAACGTGCTGACAAAGCAATGTATAAAGCTAAAACAACTGGAAAAAATAAAGTAGTACAATTATAA
- a CDS encoding PQQ-binding-like beta-propeller repeat protein, with protein sequence MEKKIVLLLLPFILISCNGLGSKRVKNIVELTPKLEIQTNEPIYLDSNAKVYQFNVNMLKNKQYSFAKSKIITEPVFIGDMIYVLDIRSNISAFSIEKNKVIWSYNLSKHKKDNYIGGGILYHNGKLYITYGARLLIVLDAKSGYEIIRKELPDIIRIKPIALNNNTILVQTISNQTIALDSATLKTLWDHESIAEILSASYSMIPIVQHDNVIVTYNTGQVIALNIKNGEVRWSFEFTNLNDHTAIPNFDAASILCAPVHDNMNLYIATGLGKLIKLNLLTGSVLWQINADDIQSMALIGNNLFIINNARQIAALNPETGQVQFVADLNYEKDDKRLKPTTFLVPFVGVDNNNQQSLNVISVNGILYSFNIDNNVLKMNPNIIQIMKNIRYYGLRSNNTLYFSTDRKVIFGSKINMHR encoded by the coding sequence ATGGAAAAAAAAATAGTACTTCTATTATTACCGTTTATTTTAATTTCGTGTAACGGGCTTGGATCGAAAAGGGTAAAAAATATTGTTGAGTTGACTCCTAAATTAGAAATTCAGACTAATGAACCTATATATTTAGATTCTAATGCAAAGGTATATCAATTTAATGTAAATATGCTGAAGAATAAACAATATAGTTTCGCTAAAAGTAAAATAATTACTGAGCCAGTTTTTATAGGCGATATGATTTATGTATTGGATATTAGATCTAATATTTCTGCATTTTCTATAGAGAAAAATAAGGTTATTTGGTCTTATAATTTAAGTAAACATAAAAAAGATAATTATATAGGTGGAGGAATTTTATACCATAATGGTAAATTGTACATAACATACGGTGCAAGGTTATTAATAGTACTAGATGCAAAATCAGGTTATGAAATTATTAGAAAAGAACTTCCAGATATTATTAGAATTAAGCCTATTGCGCTAAATAATAATACTATTTTAGTGCAAACTATCAGTAATCAAACTATTGCTTTAGATTCAGCAACTTTAAAAACGTTATGGGATCATGAAAGCATTGCAGAAATTTTATCGGCTAGTTATTCTATGATTCCGATAGTACAGCATGACAATGTAATAGTAACTTATAACACAGGTCAAGTAATTGCATTAAATATCAAAAACGGTGAAGTAAGATGGAGTTTTGAATTTACAAATCTTAATGATCATACAGCTATACCGAATTTTGATGCAGCAAGTATTTTATGTGCCCCTGTTCATGATAATATGAACCTGTATATAGCAACCGGTCTTGGTAAGCTTATTAAGCTTAATTTACTAACAGGTAGTGTGTTGTGGCAGATAAATGCTGATGATATTCAATCAATGGCTTTAATTGGTAATAACTTATTTATAATAAATAATGCTAGACAAATAGCAGCATTGAATCCTGAAACAGGGCAAGTACAGTTTGTAGCTGATTTAAACTATGAGAAAGATGATAAGAGACTAAAACCTACTACTTTTTTAGTGCCTTTTGTAGGAGTTGATAATAATAATCAGCAAAGTTTAAATGTCATTTCTGTTAATGGTATTTTATATAGTTTCAACATTGATAATAATGTATTAAAAATGAATCCCAATATTATCCAAATTATGAAAAATATTCGTTATTATGGACTAAGATCAAATAATACTTTATATTTTTCTACCGATAGAAAAGTAATATTCGGCAGTAAAATAAATATGCATCGGTAG
- a CDS encoding RNA pyrophosphohydrolase — protein sequence MKNSSNKYLDLPYRPGVGMMILNADNQIFVGKRIDTKISAWQMPQGGIVPGETPSIAAMREMLEEIGSNKGYIIAESKCWYSYDVPSFLIPKLWNGNFRGQKQRWFLIRFTGNNKDINIHTSNPEFDQWRWTSLDELLSIIIPFKRKLYQAVVKEFESLIQ from the coding sequence ATGAAGAATTCTTCTAATAAATATCTTGATTTACCATATAGACCAGGTGTAGGCATGATGATATTAAATGCTGATAACCAAATATTTGTCGGGAAAAGAATAGATACAAAAATATCTGCATGGCAAATGCCTCAAGGTGGGATAGTTCCAGGTGAAACACCGAGTATTGCAGCAATGCGTGAAATGTTAGAAGAAATAGGAAGCAATAAAGGCTATATTATTGCGGAAAGCAAATGCTGGTATAGTTATGATGTACCAAGCTTTTTAATACCTAAATTATGGAACGGTAATTTTCGTGGACAAAAACAACGCTGGTTTTTAATTAGGTTTACAGGAAATAATAAAGATATTAATATACATACATCTAATCCAGAATTTGATCAATGGCGTTGGACATCACTTGACGAGCTATTATCTATTATAATTCCTTTCAAACGCAAACTTTATCAAGCAGTTGTAAAAGAATTTGAATCATTAATTCAGTAA
- the efp gene encoding elongation factor P has product MKISANSIRTGNILVYNNDLWVVSKTPEHTQPGKGGAYVQVEMKNLKTGTKRNGRFSSSDYLEKAELEQKDCQFLYFEGNNLVLMDTKHFDQINVPKEILEAKLPFLTENMIVKVEFYNDKPLTIVLPPTVILAISETDPVIKGATVTSSYKPAILENGIKVKVPQYLAIGEKIVVKTDDMTYVERAK; this is encoded by the coding sequence ATGAAAATTTCAGCAAATTCAATTAGAACAGGTAATATACTAGTTTATAATAATGATTTATGGGTTGTAAGCAAAACGCCTGAACATACACAGCCTGGGAAAGGCGGTGCTTATGTGCAAGTTGAGATGAAAAATTTAAAAACAGGTACAAAGCGTAATGGTCGATTTAGCTCTTCTGATTATTTAGAAAAAGCTGAACTTGAACAAAAAGATTGTCAATTTTTATATTTTGAAGGTAATAATTTAGTATTAATGGATACTAAGCATTTTGATCAAATAAATGTTCCTAAGGAAATTTTAGAAGCAAAACTACCTTTTTTAACTGAAAATATGATTGTTAAAGTAGAATTTTATAATGACAAGCCTTTAACTATTGTGCTTCCTCCAACTGTTATATTAGCAATTAGTGAAACTGATCCAGTAATAAAAGGAGCAACAGTTACCTCTTCTTATAAACCTGCAATTTTAGAAAACGGTATTAAAGTTAAGGTGCCGCAATATTTAGCAATAGGAGAAAAAATTGTTGTTAAAACTGATGATATGACATATGTAGAGCGTGCTAAATAA
- the rpsI gene encoding 30S ribosomal protein S9, translating into MTELKIKTEKVVKQLTKESLKPVLKVPKAKIDNASQFYATGKRKNAIARVWLKVGKGKIVVNNKILNQYFPSETYIKTILQPFLLTKTIDQYDVICTVRGGGISGQKGAILHGISKALDKSAPCFHAILRKGGLLTRDSRVVERKKYGQRKARKKTQFSKR; encoded by the coding sequence ATGACCGAGTTGAAAATTAAAACAGAAAAAGTAGTCAAGCAGTTAACTAAAGAATCTTTAAAACCAGTGTTAAAAGTTCCTAAAGCAAAAATAGATAATGCAAGTCAGTTTTATGCAACAGGTAAAAGGAAAAATGCTATAGCACGAGTATGGCTTAAAGTAGGCAAAGGAAAAATAGTTGTTAATAATAAAATACTAAATCAGTATTTTCCTTCTGAAACTTATATAAAAACTATATTACAACCATTTCTTTTAACAAAAACTATTGATCAGTATGATGTAATTTGTACTGTTAGAGGTGGAGGTATTTCAGGACAAAAAGGTGCTATTTTACATGGAATTTCTAAAGCTTTGGATAAATCTGCTCCATGTTTTCATGCTATTTTGCGTAAAGGTGGTCTTTTAACACGTGATTCCAGGGTAGTAGAGCGTAAGAAATACGGACAACGTAAAGCACGTAAGAAAACACAATTCTCTAAACGTTAA
- the rplM gene encoding 50S ribosomal protein L13 produces MKTYSAKPSEIEKKWWVIDAKNIVLGRLASRVAIMLRGKHKPSFTPHLDCGDNIIIINAEHIKLTGKKLNHKDGKVYYRHTGFPGGIKDTTAGKILSGKYPERVIKMAVKRMITRNVLGAKQMSNLYVYANCEHPHMAQQPTVYDFASKNPKNKK; encoded by the coding sequence GTGAAAACTTATTCAGCAAAACCATCGGAAATTGAAAAGAAATGGTGGGTCATTGATGCAAAAAATATTGTACTAGGGCGCCTTGCTAGCAGAGTTGCTATTATGCTACGAGGCAAACATAAACCTAGCTTTACACCTCATTTAGATTGTGGTGATAATATAATTATAATAAATGCAGAACATATAAAATTAACAGGTAAAAAACTGAATCATAAAGATGGGAAAGTATATTATCGACATACAGGATTTCCAGGTGGAATAAAAGATACTACAGCAGGTAAAATCTTAAGTGGTAAATATCCTGAGAGAGTTATTAAAATGGCTGTAAAAAGAATGATTACAAGAAATGTTTTAGGTGCGAAGCAAATGAGTAATTTATATGTTTATGCAAATTGTGAACATCCACATATGGCACAGCAGCCCACTGTTTATGATTTTGCTAGCAAAAATCCAAAAAATAAAAAGTAA
- a CDS encoding phosphatidylserine decarboxylase, protein MKQYNDLFKIIHREGYIFIASFALVSFLLASFNEKLGCIGFIATIWCIYFFRNPDRFVPISDDLVISPADGIIQEIKEASPPPELGLGDLEMIRVSIFLNIFNIHVNRIPANGKILALHYNPGKFFNASLDKASLYNERQSVLMETDQGQKIVFVQIAGLIARRIVCDLEEDNEVKMGERYGIIRFGSRVDVYLPLKTALLVSKGQTAIGGETIIADFGRKKTEEFKFERK, encoded by the coding sequence ATGAAACAATATAATGATTTATTTAAAATTATTCATCGTGAAGGATATATATTTATCGCTAGCTTTGCATTAGTAAGTTTTTTATTAGCATCGTTTAATGAAAAACTTGGTTGTATTGGATTTATTGCTACTATTTGGTGTATTTATTTTTTCCGTAATCCTGATCGTTTTGTACCTATAAGTGATGATTTAGTAATCAGTCCTGCAGATGGAATAATTCAAGAAATTAAGGAAGCATCACCACCTCCGGAATTAGGGCTTGGTGATTTAGAAATGATTAGAGTTAGTATTTTTCTAAATATTTTTAATATCCATGTTAATAGAATACCAGCAAATGGGAAAATTTTAGCACTTCATTATAATCCAGGCAAGTTTTTTAATGCTTCACTTGATAAAGCGAGTCTTTATAATGAACGCCAGTCAGTATTAATGGAAACTGATCAAGGACAGAAAATTGTTTTTGTTCAAATAGCTGGACTTATAGCAAGGCGTATAGTTTGTGATTTAGAAGAGGATAATGAAGTAAAAATGGGTGAGCGATACGGTATCATTCGTTTCGGTAGCAGAGTAGATGTTTATCTACCGTTAAAAACAGCTTTATTAGTGAGTAAAGGACAGACTGCTATCGGCGGTGAAACTATCATTGCTGATTTTGGACGTAAAAAGACAGAAGAATTTAAGTTTGAGCGGAAGTAA
- a CDS encoding CDP-alcohol phosphatidyltransferase family protein, translating to MLKIRRSIITKPVPLIKLIPNFITLLGLVIGMSSIKFALDSRWELAVYCIIVAAIIDGIDGRIARILNAASPFGAELDSLCDFANFGIAPAYLIYLWSFQQYEYKVFSSAVMLLFIVCMALRLARFNVGIYQLKHDKKTEDFFTGVPAPCGALLALTPVMIDFEIGTLLNINTRTHTITINIYLAIVAFLLASRLPTISTKNLSIKPEYLSLAMILVAIVIINLIIYPWYSLPLIAMIYVLSIPICYFLKHRVD from the coding sequence TTGTTAAAAATTCGTAGATCTATAATCACTAAGCCTGTACCTCTAATAAAACTAATTCCAAACTTTATTACGTTGCTTGGTTTAGTAATTGGTATGAGTTCTATAAAATTTGCTTTGGATAGTAGATGGGAGCTTGCAGTATATTGTATTATAGTCGCAGCAATTATTGACGGTATCGATGGTAGAATAGCCAGGATACTAAATGCAGCTAGTCCATTTGGTGCAGAGCTTGATTCATTATGTGATTTTGCTAATTTCGGTATAGCTCCTGCTTATTTAATATATTTATGGTCTTTTCAACAATATGAGTATAAGGTGTTTTCATCAGCGGTAATGCTGTTATTTATAGTGTGTATGGCACTACGTTTAGCTCGCTTTAACGTTGGGATTTATCAATTGAAACACGATAAAAAAACTGAAGATTTTTTTACTGGTGTACCTGCTCCATGTGGTGCTTTACTTGCTTTAACGCCTGTAATGATAGATTTTGAAATTGGTACGTTATTAAATATCAATACACGTACTCATACTATAACAATTAATATATATTTAGCTATTGTAGCTTTTCTACTTGCTAGTAGGCTTCCTACAATCTCAACAAAAAATTTAAGTATTAAACCTGAATATTTATCTCTTGCAATGATTTTAGTCGCTATTGTGATTATAAATCTTATTATATATCCATGGTATTCATTGCCATTAATTGCAATGATATATGTTCTTTCTATACCAATTTGTTATTTTTTAAAACATAGAGTAGATTGA
- a CDS encoding DUF2659 family protein produces MTDILDEVLSDQNEEKRLIFFKKLVLIIIIISIVAITIMVIINNNKDNRIKNNKKNGDILVKTIGLDTTKANNELAFNTLENLVTSSNTKIKEIAALEQVALKISEKKYLEAKELLNKIIENKEYSEISTSYARISWCCIVLDDQNLDIQDKEKLQKYLDYFDDEKKPFWATATIIKSILDIKHNMKTQAEKNLKNLLASNNVSDLLKDQAKALLVNLSK; encoded by the coding sequence ATGACAGATATTTTAGATGAAGTACTGAGTGATCAAAATGAAGAAAAAAGGTTAATTTTTTTCAAAAAGCTTGTACTGATTATAATAATCATTTCTATAGTAGCTATTACTATAATGGTTATTATTAATAATAATAAAGATAACAGAATTAAAAATAATAAAAAAAATGGCGATATCCTTGTTAAGACTATTGGTTTGGACACAACAAAAGCTAATAACGAATTAGCTTTTAATACTTTAGAGAATTTAGTTACTAGTAGTAATACTAAAATAAAAGAAATAGCTGCATTAGAACAAGTAGCGCTAAAGATATCAGAAAAAAAATATTTAGAAGCAAAAGAGCTTCTTAATAAAATTATTGAAAATAAAGAATATTCCGAAATTTCTACTTCTTATGCACGAATTTCATGGTGCTGTATTGTTCTTGATGATCAAAATCTTGATATTCAAGATAAGGAAAAATTGCAAAAATATTTAGACTATTTTGATGATGAGAAAAAACCGTTTTGGGCTACAGCAACTATTATAAAATCTATTTTGGATATTAAGCATAATATGAAAACGCAAGCAGAGAAAAATCTAAAAAATTTATTAGCTTCGAATAATGTATCGGATTTGTTAAAAGATCAAGCTAAAGCATTGCTTGTAAATTTAAGTAAATAA
- a CDS encoding DUF2610 domain-containing protein, with the protein MASYKEFEFDCDFGGQRAKFKFYIGTPQEGHHPLQFQAKWLSDERGGTIPDEVMKAISQLNDLAKKNSVPLPDLCVYALGSAQEAKASTHEEDADDLENQDDNAEPV; encoded by the coding sequence ATGGCATCTTATAAAGAGTTTGAATTTGATTGCGATTTTGGTGGACAAAGAGCAAAATTTAAGTTTTATATAGGCACACCACAAGAAGGGCATCATCCGCTGCAATTTCAAGCAAAATGGTTATCTGATGAAAGAGGCGGTACTATTCCTGATGAAGTGATGAAAGCAATATCGCAGCTAAATGATCTTGCAAAAAAGAACTCTGTCCCACTGCCAGATTTATGCGTGTATGCTCTTGGTTCTGCTCAAGAAGCAAAAGCTAGCACTCACGAAGAGGATGCAGACGATCTTGAGAACCAAGATGATAATGCAGAGCCGGTATAG
- a CDS encoding HlyD family secretion protein, producing MFSVLQQVIYKYKYHSFIKYVIIIVLIVFTYFGYRIYVWANTQSTDNAYIDADISNVSTEVSGVLTKLFVTNNTRVNKGDLIGEIDDRDYKARLAALDASIQACIKNIEIIEKKISIGQMRLEQVTEKLKLTKISFDIISIDLTRVQALSNAKFVSSKTLDDSKNGYQKVKTEYKQAQLDLDISKHNLQLLELEKAAAQEKLKELIENKKVTLRSLQNTKIIAMVPGIFSNSNLAIGNYIVKGKVLFSIVQDNTMYIKANFKETQIKNFKSGMKVKIVFDALPAKVIYGKIRNIAPATGAKFSLIPPDNATGNFTKIVQRVPVLIDFAPTNDTLVPGMSARVSIRTDQST from the coding sequence ATGTTCAGTGTATTACAACAAGTTATCTACAAATATAAATATCATTCATTTATTAAGTATGTAATTATTATAGTCTTAATAGTATTTACTTATTTTGGATATAGAATTTATGTTTGGGCCAATACGCAATCTACTGATAATGCTTATATAGATGCAGATATTTCGAATGTTAGTACCGAAGTTAGCGGTGTTTTAACAAAGTTGTTCGTTACCAATAATACTAGAGTTAATAAAGGTGATCTTATAGGTGAAATTGATGATCGAGATTATAAGGCAAGGCTTGCAGCACTTGATGCATCGATTCAAGCTTGCATAAAAAATATAGAAATTATAGAAAAAAAAATTTCAATAGGACAGATGCGTCTAGAACAAGTGACTGAAAAATTAAAGCTGACTAAAATAAGCTTTGATATTATTTCAATAGATTTGACTAGAGTACAGGCATTAAGTAATGCTAAATTTGTTAGCTCTAAAACGTTAGATGATTCTAAAAACGGATATCAAAAAGTTAAAACGGAGTATAAGCAAGCACAATTAGATTTAGATATATCTAAGCACAATTTACAACTTCTTGAACTTGAAAAAGCAGCAGCACAGGAAAAACTTAAAGAACTAATAGAAAATAAAAAAGTAACCTTAAGAAGTTTACAAAATACTAAAATTATTGCTATGGTACCAGGCATATTTAGTAATAGTAATTTAGCAATCGGGAATTATATAGTAAAGGGCAAGGTATTATTTTCTATAGTGCAAGATAATACTATGTATATTAAGGCTAATTTTAAAGAAACCCAAATTAAGAATTTTAAGTCCGGAATGAAAGTCAAAATTGTATTTGATGCTTTGCCTGCCAAGGTAATTTACGGGAAGATTCGTAATATTGCACCTGCTACCGGAGCTAAATTTAGTTTAATTCCACCAGATAATGCGACTGGTAATTTTACTAAAATTGTACAACGTGTACCTGTTTTAATAGATTTTGCACCCACAAATGATACTCTAGTCCCAGGCATGTCGGCAAGAGTATCAATCCGAACTGATCAAAGCACATAA